The Streptomyces laurentii region CCGTGTCGCGAGCCGCGCCCGGCGCTCCTCGGAGCCGATCACCCTTGGTTCACCCATGGGTTCGTTCTATCGCGCGGAGGGCGGCCGGGACGGGAGTCCGGAGAGGAAATCCGCGATCACGGCGTGCAGCACCTCCGGCCGCTCCAGGTGCAGGTCGTGCCCGGTGCCCGGGACGCCGGACCCGTACAGCCGCGCCGGCTGCCGTCCCGCCATTCGCTCGTACTCCTCCGCCGGGATGATGCCGTGCCGGCCGAGGACGGCGAGGACGGGCACGGCGATCGCGTCCCACTCCTCCCAGCGGTCGCGCCCGGTGTTCTCGGCGAGCGCGGCGGTCATCACCTCGGGGACGAACCTGGGCCACAGTCCGTCGTCCCGTACCTCCAGGCCGTCCGCCCAGCCTTCCCCCACGGGCCCGCCGCCGAGGTGCGCGACCGCCGCCTCCCGCGTCGGGAACGGCACCGGCCAGGCCCGCAGCCAGCTGCCGACCTCCGCCACGGTCCCGGGCGTGGTGCGGGCTGGGCCGGCCTCGACCAGGACGGCCGCGGACAGCAGGGCGGAGTGCGCGGCGGCGGTCAGCAGGGCGGCGTGGGCGCCGTACGACTGGCCGATCAACACCGGCCGTTCCAGCCGGAGTTCTTCGATCACGAAGAGGGCGTCGGCGACGTGCGCCTCGCGCGAGACGTCCCGTGGACGCCGCTCGCTCGCGCCGTGCCCGCGCTGGTCGAGGGCGACCACCCGGTGGCCGTCGGCGCGCAGCCGACGGGCGATCACGTCCCACTCACCGGCGTGGCCGGCGAGCCCGTGCAGCAGAAGCAGCGGCGGCCGGGTGGTGGCCTCCGTACCCTCTGTGCCCTCCGGACACCAGTCGCGGAGGGAGAGCCGCACCCCGTCACGTATCAGGGTGCGCGTCGTCCATTCCCTACGGGCCTTCAGGGACTGAGGGTCCTCAGGGGTGTTCAGGGTCATACGGTCTCCAGGCCCGGTCCGGCCAGGTCGTGTCCGGAAAGCAGCGTCGTCTGCCCGCAGGGCAGGGCCCGCGGCGTGGGGGCACCTCCCGTGCCCGAAGGGCTACGGGGGAGTGCGTGCCAGGCGTCGCGGGCTGGGGGCACCTCCCAGGCGAAGCCCTGGGGGGAGGCTTTGCGGGCTCGGCCTAGAGGTTGCGAGAGTAGGCGACGAGGGCGTTGGCGTGACCGTGGCCCAGACCGTGTTCGGTCTTCAGCCACTTCACGAGCTCCATGTGCTTGACGAGCGGGGAGGCCTCGATGAGCTCCAGCCACTCGGCGATGGGACGCCCGTACTTCTTCTCGATGGAGGGGAAGTAGCCGGCGGGGTTCGGGGCGGTGGCGGCGGCCATGGCAGGACCTCTTCCTCGGTTCGCGGTGACGTGGTGTCCCGTACGGACAGGGCAGACCGCGGCCTGATCGAAAACTCATCGGTGAACCGAAGATTTTTTCCGATGAATTCCGGACGGCCTGTCGCGTGCCCCCGTCCCCCGGCCCGTACGGACTCCTAGGCTCGGCGCGTGACCGAGAACGAGATCAAACTCAAGGCCATCGCCGCACTGACGGCGCTGCGCGGCGGGGTCGACGAGAGCCTCGTCTCGGACCTGCTCGGGGAGGTGATCCCGGGGCAGTTCGCGGTGCCGGCGGGGGCGGGCGCCGAGGAGGTCGGCATGGCGGTCCTCGCCCAGCTCTCCGAGCCGCTGAGCGCGCTCGTCAACGGCTTCATCGTGGCGTTCGACGCGGTGGCCGAAGCCCACGACTCCACCGGGGCGGATCCCGACACCGCGCACATCCTCCAGGAGCTGGCGCTGCGGCTGGCGAGCGACAACTTCGAGTGACCGCTTGCCCGGTGGGCGAGGGGAGCAGGGGGCGGAGCCGCGCAGGTCAAGGGCTGACCGGCCCGCCTGGCAGGGACCGTGAGGGACGGTCGCCCCGGGAAAAAGGCGGGACCTCATGGGGCGGCCTGGCGTACCGTCACCTCTCGATCTTGGCCGGATCTCCTGTGGCCGGATTTCCCTGGGCAGGTGTTCCCAGGCGGGTCCTCCCCAGAGCGGATCCCCGACCCTGACGACGGAGTCACCGACGTGTCGATACGCCTCACCCCGCTCGCCGACCCCGAACCGACCTCCCTCGGACACCGCCTCGCCTGGGTGGCGAGCGGCCCGGACGGAACCCCGCTGGGGCACGCGTTCCTGCGGTTCTTCACGAAGGACGGCCAGCGCCATCTGGCCGGGGTGGACGTACGGGTCCATCCGGCCGAACGCCGCCACGGCGCCGGGTCGTTGCTGCTCGACGCGGCCGTCGCGGCGGCGCGCGAGGACGGGCGGCGCAGCCTGGTCGCGCAGGCGGAGGCCGGGTCGCCCGGCGCGGCGTTCCTCGCCGCGCGGGAGTTCGGCGTGGCGATGCGGCTGACGTACGCGCGGCTGCCGCTGGTCGACGCCGACCTGCCCTTCCTGACCGCGCTCACGCGGCAGGAACACCCTGGCTACCGGCTGGTGGAGTGGACGGGCCTGGTGCCGGACGACCTGGCCGGCAGCTATGTGGCGTCGCGCCGGGCCATGGACGACATGCCGACGGGGACGGTCGACTACGGCCGG contains the following coding sequences:
- a CDS encoding hypothetical protein (Domain of unknown function (DUF4287); pfam14117;~Hypothetical protein XNR_3508 [Streptomyces albus J1074];~identified by MetaGeneAnnotator; putative) gives rise to the protein MAAATAPNPAGYFPSIEKKYGRPIAEWLELIEASPLVKHMELVKWLKTEHGLGHGHANALVAYSRNL
- a CDS encoding hydrolase (Predicted hydrolases or acyltransferases (alpha/beta hydrolase superfamily) [General function prediction only]; COG0596;~Putative lysophospholipase; pfam12146;~hydrolase [Streptomyces venezuelae ATCC10712];~identified by MetaGeneAnnotator; putative), with product MTLNTPEDPQSLKARREWTTRTLIRDGVRLSLRDWCPEGTEGTEATTRPPLLLLHGLAGHAGEWDVIARRLRADGHRVVALDQRGHGASERRPRDVSREAHVADALFVIEELRLERPVLIGQSYGAHAALLTAAAHSALLSAAVLVEAGPARTTPGTVAEVGSWLRAWPVPFPTREAAVAHLGGGPVGEGWADGLEVRDDGLWPRFVPEVMTAALAENTGRDRWEEWDAIAVPVLAVLGRHGIIPAEEYERMAGRQPARLYGSGVPGTGHDLHLERPEVLHAVIADFLSGLPSRPPSAR
- a CDS encoding hypothetical protein (identified by MetaGeneAnnotator; putative;~sequence version:1), which produces MTENEIKLKAIAALTALRGGVDESLVSDLLGEVIPGQFAVPAGAGAEEVGMAVLAQLSEPLSALVNGFIVAFDAVAEAHDSTGADPDTAHILQELALRLASDNFE
- a CDS encoding acetyltransferase (Coenzyme A binding pocket [chemical binding];~N-Acyltransferase superfamily: Various enzymes that characteristically catalyzethe transfer of an acyl group to a substrate; cd04301;~PF00583: Acetyltransferase (GNAT) family;~acetyltransferase [Streptomyces avermitilis MA-4680];~identified by MetaGeneAnnotator; putative), whose amino-acid sequence is MSIRLTPLADPEPTSLGHRLAWVASGPDGTPLGHAFLRFFTKDGQRHLAGVDVRVHPAERRHGAGSLLLDAAVAAAREDGRRSLVAQAEAGSPGAAFLAAREFGVAMRLTYARLPLVDADLPFLTALTRQEHPGYRLVEWTGLVPDDLAGSYVASRRAMDDMPTGTVDYGRVVWDLERVRAAAAAVAGRGEVLHTVAAVAEADGAVVGFTELVTPGDGTGDGLHYGTAVLPEHRGHGLARWMKAASIVRARERQPGLAGLVTDTADTNPYMRRVNDVLGYLPTHEAHEFQRAL